Proteins from a genomic interval of Sphingomonas sp. Y38-1Y:
- a CDS encoding threonine aldolase family protein, with protein sequence MRFFSDNAAPACPAVMAALIEANRQDTAYDGDAWSKRLDAAFSALFGADVAVLWVPTGTAANALALAALCPPHGAVFCHREAHIQVDECGAPEFYTHGAKLLLLEGEGAKLTPDAIEAAAAAIRDDVHQVQPHAISITNATEAGRVYTPDEVAAIGRVANARGLGFHMDGARFANAVAHLGCTPAALTVEAGVDALSFGFVKNGGMSAEALVFFRPDLAAATRYRRKRAGHLQSKGRYLAAQLLAMLEDDVWLANARAANAGAALIAGAAGGRLVEPVEANEVFLTLTADEAATLRAKGFDFYDWGVGQARFVTAWDQGEAAVRPLADAIAAL encoded by the coding sequence ATGCGCTTCTTCTCCGACAATGCCGCCCCCGCCTGCCCTGCCGTCATGGCCGCGCTGATCGAGGCCAATCGACAGGACACCGCCTATGACGGCGATGCGTGGTCGAAGCGGCTGGACGCGGCCTTTTCCGCGCTGTTCGGCGCCGACGTCGCCGTGCTGTGGGTGCCCACCGGCACCGCCGCCAACGCCCTCGCGCTCGCCGCGCTCTGCCCGCCGCACGGCGCCGTCTTCTGCCACCGCGAGGCGCATATCCAGGTGGACGAGTGCGGCGCGCCCGAATTCTACACCCACGGCGCCAAGCTGCTGCTCTTGGAGGGCGAAGGCGCCAAGCTGACGCCCGATGCGATCGAGGCGGCGGCGGCGGCGATCCGCGACGACGTGCACCAGGTTCAGCCGCACGCGATCAGCATCACCAACGCGACCGAAGCCGGACGCGTCTATACCCCCGACGAGGTGGCAGCGATCGGCCGCGTCGCCAATGCCCGCGGCCTCGGCTTCCACATGGACGGCGCGCGCTTTGCCAATGCGGTCGCGCATCTCGGCTGCACGCCCGCCGCGCTGACAGTCGAGGCGGGTGTCGATGCGCTGAGCTTCGGTTTCGTCAAGAATGGCGGCATGTCGGCGGAGGCGCTGGTGTTCTTCCGGCCAGACCTCGCCGCCGCGACGCGCTATCGCCGCAAGCGCGCGGGGCACCTCCAGTCGAAGGGCCGCTATCTCGCCGCGCAATTGCTGGCGATGCTCGAGGACGACGTCTGGCTCGCCAATGCGCGCGCGGCCAATGCCGGCGCCGCGCTGATCGCCGGCGCCGCTGGTGGCCGTCTGGTCGAGCCGGTCGAGGCGAACGAGGTGTTCCTGACGCTGACCGCCGACGAGGCCGCGACGCTGCGGGCCAAGGGCTTCGACTTCTACGATTGGGGCGTCGGTCAGGCGCGGTTCGTCACCGCCTGGGATCAGGGCGAAGCGGCGGTGCGCCCGCTCGCCGACGCCATTGCGGCCCTATGA
- the dinB gene encoding DNA polymerase IV, which yields MDAFFASVEQRDDPALRGRPVAVGHGESRGVVAAASYEARRFGVRSAMPSVTAKRRCAELIFVPPRFEVYRAVSQQIHGIFAEFTPLIQPLSLDEAYLDVTADLAGLGTAWATAKAIRARIAADTGLTASAGISYNKFLAKLASDQKKPDGQFAVTPEMGPDWVATLPVERFHGVGPVTAAKMKRLGIATGADLADRSLAFLAEHFGSAAEWYHGIARGIDERPVEPNRVRKSSGSETTFASDLIDPAAIERAVIEQADEVWAWCEARDRYGRTVTVKAKYADFRQVTRSRTVAAPVRDREQLHATARALVATLYPLVTGLRLVGVTVSGFPSETATPDLFGA from the coding sequence ATGGACGCCTTCTTCGCCTCGGTGGAGCAGCGCGACGATCCGGCGTTGCGCGGACGCCCGGTAGCGGTGGGGCATGGCGAGTCGCGCGGCGTGGTCGCGGCGGCGAGTTATGAGGCGCGGCGGTTCGGCGTGCGGTCGGCGATGCCCTCGGTCACCGCCAAGCGGCGCTGCGCGGAGTTGATCTTCGTGCCGCCGCGGTTCGAGGTCTATCGTGCGGTCAGCCAGCAGATCCACGGCATCTTCGCCGAGTTCACGCCGCTCATCCAGCCGCTGTCCCTCGACGAGGCGTATCTGGACGTCACCGCCGACCTGGCCGGGCTCGGCACCGCCTGGGCGACGGCTAAGGCGATCCGCGCGCGCATTGCCGCCGACACCGGACTCACCGCCTCCGCCGGGATCTCCTACAACAAATTCCTCGCCAAGCTCGCGTCCGACCAGAAGAAGCCCGACGGCCAGTTCGCGGTGACGCCCGAGATGGGACCGGATTGGGTGGCGACGCTGCCAGTCGAGCGCTTCCACGGCGTCGGCCCCGTCACCGCGGCCAAGATGAAGCGGCTGGGCATCGCTACCGGCGCCGACCTTGCCGACCGATCGCTCGCCTTCCTGGCCGAGCATTTCGGGAGCGCGGCCGAATGGTATCACGGCATCGCCCGCGGCATCGACGAGCGGCCCGTCGAGCCCAATCGCGTGCGCAAGTCGTCGGGCAGCGAGACGACCTTCGCCAGCGACCTCATCGACCCCGCCGCAATCGAACGCGCCGTGATCGAGCAGGCGGACGAGGTCTGGGCGTGGTGCGAAGCGCGCGACCGTTATGGCCGGACGGTGACGGTCAAAGCCAAATATGCCGACTTCCGCCAGGTCACCCGCAGCCGCACCGTTGCCGCGCCAGTGCGCGACCGCGAGCAGCTCCACGCCACCGCCCGCGCGCTGGTGGCGACGCTCTATCCGCTCGTCACCGGGCTGCGGCTGGTCGGCGTGACCGTGTCCGGCTTCCCCAGCGAGACGGCGACGCCCGACCTGTTCGGCGCGTGA
- a CDS encoding Gfo/Idh/MocA family protein — translation MTHAIAIVGLGKIAQDQHLPTLAASDTLHLAGVVSGHAKDLDVPVARTITELKAAVPDLVAVSLCTPPMARTALIEEALSLGLDIMVEKPPAASVSVGERYAAMAREAGRALYLTWHSREASGVGPAAEWLSARTLRRVSIAWKEDVRVWHPGQEWIWEPGIGVFDPGVNALSILTRLVPGTELHAATLKYPSDREAPIMADLTMARGETEIAAEFSFDQRGPQTWTMTLETDDGTAELREGGGRLFLDGAEVAVPEGTEYGRLYRRFAGMIGTGAIDADLSPFRLVADAFMLGRHERVGAFRWDD, via the coding sequence GTGACCCATGCCATCGCCATCGTCGGATTGGGCAAGATCGCGCAGGACCAGCATCTGCCGACGCTCGCCGCCAGCGACACGCTGCATCTGGCGGGCGTCGTCAGCGGTCATGCCAAGGACCTGGACGTGCCCGTCGCGCGGACGATCACCGAGCTGAAGGCCGCCGTGCCCGACCTCGTCGCCGTGTCGCTCTGCACCCCGCCGATGGCGCGGACGGCGCTGATCGAGGAGGCGCTGTCGCTCGGCCTGGACATCATGGTCGAGAAGCCGCCAGCCGCCAGCGTCAGCGTCGGCGAACGCTATGCCGCGATGGCGCGGGAGGCGGGGCGGGCGCTTTACCTCACATGGCACTCGCGCGAGGCGAGCGGCGTCGGCCCCGCGGCCGAGTGGCTGTCGGCGCGCACGCTCCGCCGGGTGTCGATCGCGTGGAAGGAGGACGTTCGCGTCTGGCATCCGGGCCAGGAATGGATCTGGGAGCCGGGGATCGGCGTGTTCGATCCTGGCGTCAACGCGCTGTCGATCCTGACGCGGCTGGTGCCCGGCACCGAGCTTCATGCCGCCACGCTCAAATATCCTTCCGATCGTGAGGCGCCGATCATGGCCGACCTGACGATGGCGCGCGGCGAGACCGAGATCGCCGCCGAATTCAGCTTCGACCAGCGCGGGCCGCAGACCTGGACGATGACGCTGGAAACCGACGACGGCACCGCCGAGCTTCGCGAGGGCGGGGGCCGCCTGTTCCTCGACGGCGCGGAGGTCGCGGTGCCGGAGGGGACCGAATACGGCCGGCTGTATCGGCGCTTCGCCGGCATGATCGGCACCGGCGCGATCGACGCCGATCTTTCGCCCTTCCGCCTCGTCGCCGATGCGTTCATGCTCGGCCGGCACGAGCGCGTGGGGGCGTTCCGCTGGGACGATTGA
- a CDS encoding sugar MFS transporter, which translates to MALPPSQPASGTHAATAGGRSASYAPALTLLASLFFMWGFITVINNTLLPHLRSVFDLNYTQTTLIESVWFIAYFVASIPSAKLIERIGYQKSLVTGLLVMAAGSAGMTLAASLPSYGVTLVMLFVIASGITLLQVAANPYVTVIGPPETGSSRLNLVQAFNSLGTTLAPLFAGYLILGRSVGGTTQDRVLTQAERLADAQSVILPYVLVAGVLVVLAVVIARFPLPAIGQSTQRVTREERKRLSLWSHRNLVFGVPAIFIYLIAEIGVANLFINFVSQPDIANITQAEASRYLSLLWGGMMVGRFAGSLIMQKIPAETVLAGFSIGAFVVMLGATFLTGPAAMWSLILVGLFHSIMFPTIFSLGIKGLGPLTEEGSGLLIMAIAGGALVVVQGWLADRYGLQTSFLLTVVCELYILFYAVWGAKATNALPEPEVAPAE; encoded by the coding sequence ATGGCCCTGCCGCCGAGCCAGCCCGCATCGGGCACCCATGCCGCCACCGCCGGGGGGCGGTCGGCATCCTACGCGCCCGCGCTGACGCTGCTCGCCAGCCTCTTCTTCATGTGGGGCTTCATCACCGTCATCAACAACACGCTGCTGCCGCACCTGCGCAGCGTGTTCGACCTCAACTACACGCAGACGACGCTGATCGAGAGCGTGTGGTTCATCGCCTATTTCGTCGCCTCGATCCCCTCGGCCAAGCTGATCGAGCGGATCGGTTATCAGAAGTCGCTGGTAACGGGCTTGCTCGTGATGGCGGCAGGGTCGGCGGGGATGACGCTGGCGGCGAGCCTGCCGTCCTATGGCGTCACGCTGGTCATGCTGTTCGTCATCGCCAGCGGCATTACGCTGCTTCAGGTCGCGGCCAACCCCTATGTCACCGTCATCGGCCCGCCGGAGACGGGGTCGTCGCGCCTCAACCTGGTTCAGGCGTTCAATTCGCTCGGCACCACGCTGGCGCCGCTGTTCGCGGGCTATCTGATCCTCGGCCGCTCGGTAGGTGGCACGACGCAGGACCGCGTGCTGACCCAAGCGGAGCGGCTGGCCGACGCGCAGTCGGTGATCCTCCCCTATGTCCTCGTCGCCGGCGTGCTGGTGGTGCTTGCGGTCGTCATCGCCCGCTTTCCGCTGCCCGCGATCGGCCAATCGACGCAGCGCGTCACGCGTGAGGAGCGCAAGCGGCTGTCGCTGTGGAGCCACCGCAACCTCGTGTTCGGCGTGCCGGCGATCTTCATCTACCTGATCGCCGAGATCGGCGTCGCCAACCTCTTCATCAACTTCGTCTCGCAGCCCGACATCGCCAACATCACCCAGGCGGAGGCGTCGCGCTACCTCTCGCTCCTGTGGGGCGGGATGATGGTCGGCCGCTTCGCCGGCTCGCTCATCATGCAGAAGATCCCGGCGGAGACGGTGCTCGCAGGCTTCTCGATCGGCGCGTTCGTCGTGATGCTCGGCGCCACCTTCCTGACCGGACCGGCGGCGATGTGGTCGCTGATCCTGGTCGGGCTGTTCCACTCGATCATGTTTCCCACGATCTTCTCGCTCGGCATCAAGGGTCTGGGGCCGCTGACCGAGGAAGGATCGGGGCTGCTCATCATGGCGATCGCCGGCGGTGCGCTGGTGGTGGTGCAGGGCTGGCTGGCGGACCGCTATGGCCTCCAGACCTCGTTCCTGCTGACCGTCGTCTGCGAGCTCTACATCCTCTTCTATGCGGTGTGGGGTGCCAAGGCGACCAACGCGCTGCCCGAGCCGGAGGTCGCGCCCGCCGAATGA
- a CDS encoding alpha-N-arabinofuranosidase yields the protein MAGWLGKRTRLGAVALGLALMAPAAAQEAPKPTEITVRADAPGPVYHKAIFTQFAEHLGTGIYGGLWVGEKSKIPNVRGFRSDVVGALKELGVPIVRWPGGCFADEYHWREGVGPRAKRPVKINTHWGGVTEPNTVGTHEFFELVGQLDAEAYISGNVGNGTPQEMAEWVEYMTSPAGSLADERAKNGRKQPWQLPYFGIGNELWGCGGNMRAEYAADVTRRYATFIKAPANTRILKIASGANNDDYRWTEVMIRDAAKQIDALSLHYYTVPGGWPPRASSTDFDEAGWAQTLAATWKMDEFITKHVQMMDKYDPEKRIWLAVDEWGTWYAPLPGTNPGFLRQQNTMRDAMVAAINLNIFAKHADRVKMTAIAQMVDVLQSMILTDGARMVKTPTYHVFHMYKPWMDATVLPIELKGGWYNKDQYVIPAISASAIRGKDGVVRVALANADPNQPNSVTAMLSGVQAGTVTGTVLTADAITARNDFDAPNRVAPQAFTGASIAGGQLTATLPPKSVVVLELR from the coding sequence ATGGCGGGCTGGCTGGGCAAACGAACTCGACTGGGCGCGGTCGCGCTGGGCCTCGCGCTGATGGCGCCCGCCGCGGCGCAGGAAGCGCCCAAGCCGACCGAGATCACCGTCCGCGCCGATGCGCCCGGCCCCGTCTATCACAAGGCGATCTTCACCCAATTCGCCGAGCATCTCGGCACCGGGATCTATGGCGGCCTGTGGGTGGGCGAGAAGTCGAAGATCCCCAATGTCCGCGGGTTCCGCAGCGACGTTGTCGGTGCCTTGAAGGAACTGGGCGTGCCGATCGTGCGCTGGCCCGGCGGCTGCTTCGCCGACGAATATCACTGGCGCGAAGGCGTCGGCCCGCGCGCCAAGCGCCCGGTCAAGATCAACACCCACTGGGGCGGCGTGACCGAGCCGAACACCGTCGGCACGCACGAATTCTTCGAGCTGGTCGGCCAGCTCGATGCCGAGGCGTATATCTCCGGCAACGTCGGCAACGGCACGCCGCAGGAAATGGCCGAGTGGGTCGAATACATGACCTCGCCCGCCGGCAGCCTTGCCGACGAGCGGGCGAAGAACGGCCGCAAGCAGCCGTGGCAGCTTCCCTATTTCGGGATCGGCAACGAGCTGTGGGGCTGCGGCGGCAACATGCGCGCCGAGTACGCCGCCGATGTCACGCGCCGCTATGCCACCTTCATCAAGGCGCCGGCGAACACGCGCATCCTCAAGATCGCGTCGGGCGCGAACAACGACGATTATCGCTGGACCGAAGTGATGATCCGCGACGCGGCCAAGCAGATCGACGCGCTGTCGCTCCATTACTACACGGTGCCGGGCGGCTGGCCGCCGCGCGCCTCATCGACCGACTTTGACGAGGCGGGTTGGGCACAGACGCTCGCCGCCACGTGGAAGATGGACGAGTTCATCACCAAGCACGTCCAGATGATGGACAAGTACGACCCCGAGAAGCGCATCTGGCTGGCGGTCGACGAATGGGGCACGTGGTACGCGCCGCTGCCTGGCACCAATCCCGGCTTCCTGCGCCAGCAGAACACGATGCGCGACGCAATGGTCGCGGCGATCAACCTCAACATCTTCGCCAAGCATGCCGACCGCGTGAAGATGACCGCGATCGCGCAGATGGTCGACGTGCTCCAGTCGATGATCCTGACCGACGGCGCGCGGATGGTGAAGACGCCCACCTATCACGTGTTCCACATGTACAAGCCGTGGATGGACGCGACGGTGCTGCCGATCGAGCTGAAGGGCGGCTGGTACAACAAGGACCAGTATGTCATCCCCGCGATCAGCGCCTCGGCAATCCGCGGCAAGGACGGCGTGGTTCGCGTGGCGCTCGCCAACGCCGATCCCAACCAGCCGAACAGCGTGACGGCGATGCTGTCGGGCGTCCAGGCGGGCACGGTGACGGGCACGGTCCTCACTGCCGACGCGATCACCGCGCGCAACGACTTCGACGCGCCGAACCGCGTGGCGCCGCAGGCGTTCACGGGGGCAAGCATCGCCGGCGGTCAGCTCACCGCCACGCTGCCGCCCAAGTCGGTGGTGGTTCTGGAGCTGCGCTGA
- a CDS encoding response regulator transcription factor, which yields MAGTVMVVDDEFSIRRLLRATLERQGYRVVEAVRAADALPLIGNAHPDAVLLDLGLPDRDGLELVPLIARMPGVVLIVVSAREATAEKVAALDLGADDYVTKPFDSEELLARLRVALRQRGGEPAPPVVQAGAVAIDLDRRIVRRDGAEVHLTRKEHDVLAVLARHAGRVVTHDRILAAAWPGDHDARIEYLRIVIRNLRQKIEPAGEVGSVVANELGVGYRLLAG from the coding sequence ATGGCGGGCACGGTGATGGTCGTCGACGACGAGTTCTCGATCCGCCGCCTGCTGCGCGCGACGCTGGAGCGGCAGGGATACCGGGTGGTCGAGGCGGTGCGCGCGGCCGATGCGCTGCCGCTGATCGGCAACGCGCATCCCGACGCGGTGCTGCTCGACCTGGGCCTGCCCGACCGCGACGGGCTGGAGCTCGTGCCGCTGATCGCGCGGATGCCGGGGGTGGTGCTGATCGTCGTCTCCGCACGCGAAGCGACGGCGGAGAAGGTCGCCGCTCTGGACCTCGGCGCCGACGACTATGTCACCAAGCCGTTCGATAGCGAGGAGCTGCTCGCCCGCCTGCGCGTCGCGCTCCGCCAGCGCGGCGGCGAGCCCGCCCCGCCGGTGGTGCAGGCGGGCGCGGTGGCGATCGACCTCGACCGCCGCATCGTCCGCCGCGACGGGGCGGAGGTGCACCTGACTCGCAAGGAGCATGACGTGCTGGCGGTGCTCGCGCGCCATGCCGGCCGCGTGGTGACGCACGACCGCATCCTCGCCGCCGCGTGGCCCGGCGACCATGACGCGCGCATCGAGTATCTCCGCATCGTCATCCGCAACCTCCGCCAGAAAATCGAGCCGGCGGGCGAGGTGGGCAGCGTCGTCGCGAACGAGCTGGGGGTGGGGTACCGCTTGCTGGCGGGGTGA